From Peromyscus maniculatus bairdii isolate BWxNUB_F1_BW_parent chromosome 8, HU_Pman_BW_mat_3.1, whole genome shotgun sequence, a single genomic window includes:
- the Slc4a1 gene encoding band 3 anion transport protein isoform X1, protein MGDMQDHEEVLAIPDQDSEDELEHEIEQIAYQDSDIHVVQMQEPEALPTEQIATDYIPTSTSTSHPSSSQVYVELQELKMDQRNQELQWVEAAHWVGLEENLREDGVWGRPHLSYLTFWSLLELQKVFSKGTVLLDLAETSLAGVANQLLDGFIYEDQIRPQDREELLRALLLKRSHAEDLKSLEGVKPAILTRSGGPSEPLLAQQPSLETTLYCGQTEGDPEGLSGTLKIPPDSEAALVLVGGTNFLERSVLGFVRLKEAVRLEDLERPEPVRFLLVLLGPEAPHVDFTQLGRAAATLMTERVFRTTAYLAQSRGELLSSLENFLDCSLVLPPTDAPSEQALLNLVPLQKELLRRRYLPGLPKPDPALYKTLDLNGHPGSPGGADDPLQRTGRIFGGLIRDIRRRYPYYLSDITDALSPQVLAAVIFIYFAALSPAVTFGGLLGEKTGNLMGVSELLISTAVQGILFALLGAQPLLVLGFSGPLLVFEEAFFSFCESNNLEYIVGRAWIGFWLILLVLLVVAFEGSFLVRFISRYTQEIFSFLISLIFIYETFSKLIKIFQDYPLQQNYSPVPMKPKPLGPVPNTALFSLVLMAGTFLLAMMLRKFKNSTYFPGKLRRVIGDFGVPISILIMVVVDSFVKDTYTQKLSVPDGLKVSNSTARGWVIHPLGLYNKFPYWMMLASALPALLVFILIFLESQITTLIVSKPERKMIKGSGFHLDLLLVVGMGGVAAIFGMPWLSATTVRSVTHANALTVMGKASGPGAAAQVQEVKEQRISGLLVSVLVGLSILMEPILSRIPLSVLFGIFLYMGVTSLSGIQLFDRILLLFKPPKYHPDVPFVKRVRTWRMHLFTGIQIICLAALWVVKSTPASLALPFVLILTVPLRRFLLPFIFSRLELQCLDGDDAKVSFDEEEGLDEYDEVPMPV, encoded by the exons ATGGGGGACATGCAG GACCATGAGGAAGTTCTGGCGATCCCAGATCAGGACAGCGAGGACGAACTGGAGCATGAGATAGAACAGATAGCGTATCAAGACTCAGACATCCATGTGGTCCAGATGCAGGAGCCAGAAG CTCTTCCCACAGAGCAGATAGCCACAGACTACATCCCCACCAGTACCTCCACATCGCACCCGAGCTCCAGTCAG GTCTATGTGGAGCTGCAGGAGCTGAAGATGGACCAGAGGAACCAGGAACTCCAGTGGGTGGAGGCAGCACACTGGGTAGGGCTAGAAGAAAACCTACGAGAGGATGGGGTGTGGGGCCGTCCACATCTGTCTTACCTCACCTTCTGGAGCCTTCTAGAACTGCAGAAAGTCTTTTCAAAAG GCACCGTCCTCCTGGATCTGGCAGAGACATCCCTGGCTGGGGTGGCCAATCAGCTTCTAGACGGCTTCATCTACGAGGACCAGATTCGGCCTCAGGACCGAGAGGAGCTGCTCCGGGCTCTACTGCTCAAACGCAG CCACGCGGAGGACCTAAAGTCTCTGGAGGGAGTGAAGCCGGCCATCCTGACCCGCTCTGGGGGCCCTTCTGAGCCCCTCCTTGCCCAGCAGCCATCACTGGAGACCACGCTGTACTGTGGGCAG ACAGAGGGGGACCCAGAAGGACTCTCCGGGACTCTGAAGATCCCCCCAGATTCAGAAGCCGCACTGGTGCTAGTGG GCGGCACTAATTTTCTGGAGAGGTCTGTGCTGGGCTTCGTGAGGCTGAAGGAGGCTGTGCGGCTGGAGGACTTGGAGCGGCCGGAACCTGTGCGCTTCCTTTTAGTTCTGCTGGGCCCCGAGGCTCCCCATGTTGACTTCACCCAGCTGGGCCGAGCAGCGGCTACACTCATGACCGAAAGA gtgttccGCACAACCGCCTACCTGGCACAGAGCAGAGGGGAGCTGCTGAGCTCCCTGGAGAACTTCCTGGACTGTAGCCTGGTCCTGCCGCCCACCGACGCCCCTTCAGAGCAAGCTCTGCTCAACCTGGTGCCCTTGCAGAAGGAGCTGCTTAGAAGGCGTTACCTGCCCGGGCTCCCCAAGCCAGACCCTGCCTTGTACAAGACCCTAG ACTTGAACGGGCACCCAGGGAGCCCCGGTGGCGCAGATGACCCTCTACAGCGCACAGGCCGGATCTTTGGAGGCCTGATCCGTGACATCCGGCGCCGTTACCCATACTATCTGAGTGACATCACAGATGCGCTCAGCCCCCAGGTCCTGGCTGCCGTCATCTTCATCTACTTTGCTGCCCTGTCGCCTGCCGTCACCTTTGGTGGCCTCCTGG GAGAAAAGACCGGGAACCTGATGGGGGTGTCGGAGTTGCTCATCTCCACGGCCGTACAAGGCATTCTCTTTGCTCTCCTGGGGGCACAGCCCCTGCTGGTGCTTGGCTTCTCGGGACCCCTGCTGGTGTTTGAGGAAGCCTTCTTCTCG tTCTGTGAAAGCAATAACCTGGAGTACATCGTGGGCCGCGCGTGGATCGGCTTCTGGCTCATTCTGttggtgctgctggtggtggccTTTGAAGGCAGCTTCCTGGTCCGATTCATCTCCCGCTACACCCAGGAGAtcttctccttcctcatctccctcatcttcaTCTATGAGACTTTCTCCAAGCTGATCAAG ATTTTCCAGGACTACCCGCTGCAACAGAATTATTCCCCTGTTCCGATGAAGCCCAAACCTCTGGGTCCCGTGCCTAACACAGCCCTCTTCTCCCTGGTGCTCATGGCTGGCACCTTCTTACTTGCCATGATGCTGCGAAAGTTCAAGAACAGTACCTACTTCCCTGGCAAG CTGCGGAGAGTCATCGGGGACTTCGGGGTCCCCATCTCCATCCTGATAATGGTCGTGGTGGATTCCTTTGTCAAGGACACCTACACCCAG AAACTGTCAGTACCTGACGGCCTCAAAGTGTCCAATTCCACTGCCCGGGGCTGGGTCATCCACCCTCTGGGTCTATACAACAAGTTTCCCTATTGGATGATGCTTGCTTCTGCCCTGCCCGCTCTGCTGGTCTTCATCCTCATATTCCTTGAGTCTCAGATCACCAC GCTGATCGTCAGCAAACCAGAGCGCAAGATGATCAAGGGCTCCGGCTTCCATCTGGACCTCCTGCTGGTCGTTGGCATGGGTGGGGTGGCCGCCATTTTTGGGATGCCTTGGCTCAGTGCCACCACTGTGCGTTCTGTCACCCACGCTAATGCCCTCACAGTCATGGGCAAGGCCAGCGGTCCCGGGGCTGCAGCTCAGGTCCAAGAGGTCAAGGAGCAGAGGATCAGTGGGCTCCTGGTCTCCGTGCTTGTGG gactgTCCATCCTCATGGAGCCTATCTTGTCCCGCATCCCCCTGTCTGTTCTGTTCGGCATCTTCCTGTACATGGGAGTCACATCCCTCAGTGGCATCCAGCTCTTTGATCGCATCTTGCTGTTGTTCAAGCCACCCAAGTACCACCCCGACGTGCCCTTTGTCAAGAGG GTGAGGACCTGGCGCATGCACCTGTTCACGGGCATCCAGATCATCTGCCTGGCAGCGCTGTGGGTGGTGAAGTCCACCCCTGCCTCACTGGCCCTACCCTTTGTCCTCATCCTCACGGTGCCTCTGCGTCGCTTCCTGCTGCCATTTATCTTCAGCAGGCTGGAACTCCAGTGT CTGGATGGCGATGACGCTAAAGTGAGCTTTGACGAGGAGGAAGGTCTGGACGAATATGACGAAGTGCCCATGCCTGTGTGA
- the Slc4a1 gene encoding band 3 anion transport protein isoform X2, with amino-acid sequence MDQRNQELQWVEAAHWVGLEENLREDGVWGRPHLSYLTFWSLLELQKVFSKGTVLLDLAETSLAGVANQLLDGFIYEDQIRPQDREELLRALLLKRSHAEDLKSLEGVKPAILTRSGGPSEPLLAQQPSLETTLYCGQTEGDPEGLSGTLKIPPDSEAALVLVGGTNFLERSVLGFVRLKEAVRLEDLERPEPVRFLLVLLGPEAPHVDFTQLGRAAATLMTERVFRTTAYLAQSRGELLSSLENFLDCSLVLPPTDAPSEQALLNLVPLQKELLRRRYLPGLPKPDPALYKTLDLNGHPGSPGGADDPLQRTGRIFGGLIRDIRRRYPYYLSDITDALSPQVLAAVIFIYFAALSPAVTFGGLLGEKTGNLMGVSELLISTAVQGILFALLGAQPLLVLGFSGPLLVFEEAFFSFCESNNLEYIVGRAWIGFWLILLVLLVVAFEGSFLVRFISRYTQEIFSFLISLIFIYETFSKLIKIFQDYPLQQNYSPVPMKPKPLGPVPNTALFSLVLMAGTFLLAMMLRKFKNSTYFPGKLRRVIGDFGVPISILIMVVVDSFVKDTYTQKLSVPDGLKVSNSTARGWVIHPLGLYNKFPYWMMLASALPALLVFILIFLESQITTLIVSKPERKMIKGSGFHLDLLLVVGMGGVAAIFGMPWLSATTVRSVTHANALTVMGKASGPGAAAQVQEVKEQRISGLLVSVLVGLSILMEPILSRIPLSVLFGIFLYMGVTSLSGIQLFDRILLLFKPPKYHPDVPFVKRVRTWRMHLFTGIQIICLAALWVVKSTPASLALPFVLILTVPLRRFLLPFIFSRLELQCLDGDDAKVSFDEEEGLDEYDEVPMPV; translated from the exons ATGGACCAGAGGAACCAGGAACTCCAGTGGGTGGAGGCAGCACACTGGGTAGGGCTAGAAGAAAACCTACGAGAGGATGGGGTGTGGGGCCGTCCACATCTGTCTTACCTCACCTTCTGGAGCCTTCTAGAACTGCAGAAAGTCTTTTCAAAAG GCACCGTCCTCCTGGATCTGGCAGAGACATCCCTGGCTGGGGTGGCCAATCAGCTTCTAGACGGCTTCATCTACGAGGACCAGATTCGGCCTCAGGACCGAGAGGAGCTGCTCCGGGCTCTACTGCTCAAACGCAG CCACGCGGAGGACCTAAAGTCTCTGGAGGGAGTGAAGCCGGCCATCCTGACCCGCTCTGGGGGCCCTTCTGAGCCCCTCCTTGCCCAGCAGCCATCACTGGAGACCACGCTGTACTGTGGGCAG ACAGAGGGGGACCCAGAAGGACTCTCCGGGACTCTGAAGATCCCCCCAGATTCAGAAGCCGCACTGGTGCTAGTGG GCGGCACTAATTTTCTGGAGAGGTCTGTGCTGGGCTTCGTGAGGCTGAAGGAGGCTGTGCGGCTGGAGGACTTGGAGCGGCCGGAACCTGTGCGCTTCCTTTTAGTTCTGCTGGGCCCCGAGGCTCCCCATGTTGACTTCACCCAGCTGGGCCGAGCAGCGGCTACACTCATGACCGAAAGA gtgttccGCACAACCGCCTACCTGGCACAGAGCAGAGGGGAGCTGCTGAGCTCCCTGGAGAACTTCCTGGACTGTAGCCTGGTCCTGCCGCCCACCGACGCCCCTTCAGAGCAAGCTCTGCTCAACCTGGTGCCCTTGCAGAAGGAGCTGCTTAGAAGGCGTTACCTGCCCGGGCTCCCCAAGCCAGACCCTGCCTTGTACAAGACCCTAG ACTTGAACGGGCACCCAGGGAGCCCCGGTGGCGCAGATGACCCTCTACAGCGCACAGGCCGGATCTTTGGAGGCCTGATCCGTGACATCCGGCGCCGTTACCCATACTATCTGAGTGACATCACAGATGCGCTCAGCCCCCAGGTCCTGGCTGCCGTCATCTTCATCTACTTTGCTGCCCTGTCGCCTGCCGTCACCTTTGGTGGCCTCCTGG GAGAAAAGACCGGGAACCTGATGGGGGTGTCGGAGTTGCTCATCTCCACGGCCGTACAAGGCATTCTCTTTGCTCTCCTGGGGGCACAGCCCCTGCTGGTGCTTGGCTTCTCGGGACCCCTGCTGGTGTTTGAGGAAGCCTTCTTCTCG tTCTGTGAAAGCAATAACCTGGAGTACATCGTGGGCCGCGCGTGGATCGGCTTCTGGCTCATTCTGttggtgctgctggtggtggccTTTGAAGGCAGCTTCCTGGTCCGATTCATCTCCCGCTACACCCAGGAGAtcttctccttcctcatctccctcatcttcaTCTATGAGACTTTCTCCAAGCTGATCAAG ATTTTCCAGGACTACCCGCTGCAACAGAATTATTCCCCTGTTCCGATGAAGCCCAAACCTCTGGGTCCCGTGCCTAACACAGCCCTCTTCTCCCTGGTGCTCATGGCTGGCACCTTCTTACTTGCCATGATGCTGCGAAAGTTCAAGAACAGTACCTACTTCCCTGGCAAG CTGCGGAGAGTCATCGGGGACTTCGGGGTCCCCATCTCCATCCTGATAATGGTCGTGGTGGATTCCTTTGTCAAGGACACCTACACCCAG AAACTGTCAGTACCTGACGGCCTCAAAGTGTCCAATTCCACTGCCCGGGGCTGGGTCATCCACCCTCTGGGTCTATACAACAAGTTTCCCTATTGGATGATGCTTGCTTCTGCCCTGCCCGCTCTGCTGGTCTTCATCCTCATATTCCTTGAGTCTCAGATCACCAC GCTGATCGTCAGCAAACCAGAGCGCAAGATGATCAAGGGCTCCGGCTTCCATCTGGACCTCCTGCTGGTCGTTGGCATGGGTGGGGTGGCCGCCATTTTTGGGATGCCTTGGCTCAGTGCCACCACTGTGCGTTCTGTCACCCACGCTAATGCCCTCACAGTCATGGGCAAGGCCAGCGGTCCCGGGGCTGCAGCTCAGGTCCAAGAGGTCAAGGAGCAGAGGATCAGTGGGCTCCTGGTCTCCGTGCTTGTGG gactgTCCATCCTCATGGAGCCTATCTTGTCCCGCATCCCCCTGTCTGTTCTGTTCGGCATCTTCCTGTACATGGGAGTCACATCCCTCAGTGGCATCCAGCTCTTTGATCGCATCTTGCTGTTGTTCAAGCCACCCAAGTACCACCCCGACGTGCCCTTTGTCAAGAGG GTGAGGACCTGGCGCATGCACCTGTTCACGGGCATCCAGATCATCTGCCTGGCAGCGCTGTGGGTGGTGAAGTCCACCCCTGCCTCACTGGCCCTACCCTTTGTCCTCATCCTCACGGTGCCTCTGCGTCGCTTCCTGCTGCCATTTATCTTCAGCAGGCTGGAACTCCAGTGT CTGGATGGCGATGACGCTAAAGTGAGCTTTGACGAGGAGGAAGGTCTGGACGAATATGACGAAGTGCCCATGCCTGTGTGA